The following are encoded together in the Eriocheir sinensis breed Jianghai 21 chromosome 28, ASM2467909v1, whole genome shotgun sequence genome:
- the LOC127004618 gene encoding ARF GTPase-activating protein GIT2-like isoform X3 — protein MSRVGAGARTKPRGTQDVCGDCGAPDPGWASINRGILICDECCSVHRSLGRHISQVKSLKKGSWNAIQHAMVHTLYNSGANGIWEHTLLDPSVAKTGRRKPHPKDPVHPTKADFIRAKHQMLSFVYRPSRDENNEDDADVSRQLHSSVRTSNLETSLRLLSQGADPNYFHKEKNCCPLHVAARAGQSSQVELLIVYGADPGAVDPQGYTPAHYGSEANHPELAGHLIECQYELTDRLAFYVSGRKPDHENGQHWIIPEMADSLDVSDLAKEARAKLQSLPNHLFEDLACDVYDEVDRRETDSIWLSLQNPSALVSDRCTVPFLPVNPEYSSTRNQGRQKLARFNAREFATLIIDVLSEAKRRQAGIPSPLTTPKDKVTQGARREARAHDPSLASPSPPTLQPLQPQDSFSMPSMPVHSDPSMLGDSSSGTTSTSALLTDIPCTNASAATASDTSSSAPASLSYKPHANNNNKGEMTDDGEPLYDSVASEDDYTYVEQVEKLNQQKKFLEEEQKRQLSAELLKYSEMRSEMESGVNLEKYLEMKEKLESSEVRIQELQSNNAHMRSQLDELCSTVQNLREENKSLRSLYSSGSMGGSMGQSTHSTPPPLAYYQHPHCLHNGDADPQVNVRSRGPPVQRPFSMFEPRQGPPSVTAPCHPLDQARTSAFSGRVSGEYDNTRTHSPGVEPSEMTPLNSSYGIPTQEEVVKKTEVITKKIQELLISAQEGRQEAFMPCAEQIHAAVLDMDSIFPKGRCPSGVQGALRQLVNSANRLLGECRSHVLSHAHSLDPKFVTQQVIQCAYDIAKGAKALVSHFQ, from the exons ATGTCTCGCGTAGGGGCCGGGGCCAGGACCAAGCCCAGGGGCACCCAGGACGTGTGCGGGGACTGCGGGGCGCCGG ATCCTGGCTGGGCTTCCATCAACCGGGGCATCTTAATCTGTGACGAGTGCTGCAGCGTGCACAGGTCCCTGGGCCGACACATCTCCCAAGTCAAGTCTCTCAAGAAGGGGTCATGGAATGCAATTCAACATGCT ATGGTCCACACCCTATACAACAGTGGTGCCAATGGCATTTGGGAACATACCCTCCTAGACCCCAGTGTTGCCAAGACTGGAAGACGCAAGCCCCACCCAAAGGACCCCGTCCA TCCAACCAAAGCTGACTTCATCCGGGCTAAGCACCAGATGTTGTCATTTGTGTACCGGCCATCAAGAGATGAAAACAACGAGGATGATGCAGATGTCAGCCGGCAGCTACATTCCAGTGTGCGAACCTCAAACCTGGAAACTTCCCTGCGTCTGCTGTCCCAAGGAGCAGACCCTAACTACTTCCATAAG GAGAAGAACTGCTGTCCATTGCATGTTGCTGCAAGGGCCGGTCAATCATCACAGGTGGAGCTGCTCATTGTTTATGGGGCTGACCCAGGGGCTGTTGATCCCCAGGGCTACACTCCAGCCCACTACGGCAG TGAGGCAAACCATCCAGAGTTGGCTGGGCACCTAATTGAGTGTCAGTATGAGTTGACTGACCGACTGGCATTCTACGTAAGTGGCCGCAAGCCTGACCATGAAAATGGCCAGCATTGGATCATTCCAGAGATGGCCGACTCATTAGATGTGTCTGATCTGGCCAAGGAAGCGAGAGCCAAGCTGCAGTCTCTGCCCAACCACCTGTTTGAGGACCTTGCCTGTGATGTATATGATGAG GTTGACAGACGGGAGACAGATAGCATTTGGCTCTCACTGCAAAATCCAAGTGCCCTCGTGAGTGACAGATGCACtgtgcccttccttcctgtcaaccCGGAGTACTCGTCTACAAGGAACCAAGGGCGGCAGAAGCTGGCAAG ATTCAATGCACGAGAGTTTGCCACCTTGATTATTGATGTTCTGTCAGAGGCTAAACGACGTCAGGCAGGCATTCCTTCTCCACTCACAACTCCCAAAGATAAAG TAACCCAAGGTGCGAGGAGGGAAGCCCGGGCACACGacccctccctcgcctctccctctcctccaaccCTTCAGCCCCTTCAGCCTCAAGATTCCTTCTCCATGCCTTCTATGCCTGTCCACTCTGACCCCTCCATGTTGGGTG ACTCATCCTCtggcaccacctccacctctgctCTTCTCACTGACATTCCTTGCACCAACGCCTCTGCTGCCACAGCCTCTGacacctcctcctctgccccggCCTCACTCTCCTACAAGCCccacgccaacaacaacaacaaaggggaGATGACTGATGATGGGGAGCCCCTCTATGACTCAGTGGCCTCGGAGGATGACTACACCTACGTGGAGCAGGTGGAGAAGCTCAATCAACAAAAGAAGTTtttggaggaggagcagaagcgtCAGCTAAGTGCTGAGCTG CTGAAGTACTCTGAGATGCGTAGTGAGATGGAGTCTGGGGTGAACTTGGAGAAGTAcctggagatgaaggagaagctGGAGAGCAGTGAGGTGCGGATCCAGGAGCTACAGAGCAACAATGCACACATGCGCTCACAGCTGGATGAACTCTGCTCAACA GTGCAAAATTTGCGAGAGGAGAACAAGAGCCTTCGGTCCCTGTACAGCAGTGGCAGCAtgggaggcagcatgggccagtcCACCCACTCCACACCTCCTCCCTTGGCCTACTACCAGCATCCCCACTGCCTGCACAATGGAGATGCTGACCCTCAG GTAAATGTGCGCTCTCGTGGTCCTCCTGTGCAGCGTCCCTTCAGCATGTTTGAGCCCCGCCAAGGACCCCCGAGTGTCACCGCTCCCTGCCACCCACTAGACCAAGCCAGAACCTCAGCCTTTTCTGGA CGAGTATCTGGTGAGTACGACAACACAAGAACACACAGTCCTGGGGTAGAGCCCTCGGAGATGACACCACTCAATTCCTCTTATGGGATACCCACTCAGGAGGAG GTTGTGAAAAAGACGGAAGTGATCACCAAGAAGATCCAGGAGTTGCTCATTTCAGCACAGGAGGGGCGACAGGAGGCCTTCATGCCCTGTGCTGAACAGATCCATGCAGCCGTCCTTGACATGGACTCCATCTTTCCCAAG GGTCGGTGCCCTTCTGGGGTGCAGGGAGCTCTGCGTCAGCTGGTGAACAGTGCCAACCGCCTGCTGGGTGAGTGTCGCAGCCACGTCCTGTCCCACGCCCACTCACTCGACCCCAAATTTGTCACCCAGCAGGTCATCCAGTGTGCTTATGACATAGCCAAGGGAGCCAAGGCACTGGTGTCTCACTTCCAATAA
- the LOC127004618 gene encoding ARF GTPase-activating protein GIT2-like isoform X1, protein MSRVGAGARTKPRGTQDVCGDCGAPDPGWASINRGILICDECCSVHRSLGRHISQVKSLKKGSWNAIQHAMVHTLYNSGANGIWEHTLLDPSVAKTGRRKPHPKDPVHPTKADFIRAKHQMLSFVYRPSRDENNEDDADVSRQLHSSVRTSNLETSLRLLSQGADPNYFHKEKNCCPLHVAARAGQSSQVELLIVYGADPGAVDPQGYTPAHYGSEANHPELAGHLIECQYELTDRLAFYVSGRKPDHENGQHWIIPEMADSLDVSDLAKEARAKLQSLPNHLFEDLACDVYDEVDRRETDSIWLSLQNPSALVSDRCTVPFLPVNPEYSSTRNQGRQKLARFNAREFATLIIDVLSEAKRRQAGIPSPLTTPKDKVTQGARREARAHDPSLASPSPPTLQPLQPQDSFSMPSMPVHSDPSMLGDFGDVTLTQPNSPKINFHNNNNNNNISLNARLMMPSTTSMTVNCPPPPPPPTKDLPHSPYTRPAPSSIASQSSSISAITSTTDSSSGTTSTSALLTDIPCTNASAATASDTSSSAPASLSYKPHANNNNKGEMTDDGEPLYDSVASEDDYTYVEQVEKLNQQKKFLEEEQKRQLSAELLKYSEMRSEMESGVNLEKYLEMKEKLESSEVRIQELQSNNAHMRSQLDELCSTVQNLREENKSLRSLYSSGSMGGSMGQSTHSTPPPLAYYQHPHCLHNGDADPQVNVRSRGPPVQRPFSMFEPRQGPPSVTAPCHPLDQARTSAFSGRVSGEYDNTRTHSPGVEPSEMTPLNSSYGIPTQEEVVKKTEVITKKIQELLISAQEGRQEAFMPCAEQIHAAVLDMDSIFPKGRCPSGVQGALRQLVNSANRLLGECRSHVLSHAHSLDPKFVTQQVIQCAYDIAKGAKALVSHFQ, encoded by the exons ATGTCTCGCGTAGGGGCCGGGGCCAGGACCAAGCCCAGGGGCACCCAGGACGTGTGCGGGGACTGCGGGGCGCCGG ATCCTGGCTGGGCTTCCATCAACCGGGGCATCTTAATCTGTGACGAGTGCTGCAGCGTGCACAGGTCCCTGGGCCGACACATCTCCCAAGTCAAGTCTCTCAAGAAGGGGTCATGGAATGCAATTCAACATGCT ATGGTCCACACCCTATACAACAGTGGTGCCAATGGCATTTGGGAACATACCCTCCTAGACCCCAGTGTTGCCAAGACTGGAAGACGCAAGCCCCACCCAAAGGACCCCGTCCA TCCAACCAAAGCTGACTTCATCCGGGCTAAGCACCAGATGTTGTCATTTGTGTACCGGCCATCAAGAGATGAAAACAACGAGGATGATGCAGATGTCAGCCGGCAGCTACATTCCAGTGTGCGAACCTCAAACCTGGAAACTTCCCTGCGTCTGCTGTCCCAAGGAGCAGACCCTAACTACTTCCATAAG GAGAAGAACTGCTGTCCATTGCATGTTGCTGCAAGGGCCGGTCAATCATCACAGGTGGAGCTGCTCATTGTTTATGGGGCTGACCCAGGGGCTGTTGATCCCCAGGGCTACACTCCAGCCCACTACGGCAG TGAGGCAAACCATCCAGAGTTGGCTGGGCACCTAATTGAGTGTCAGTATGAGTTGACTGACCGACTGGCATTCTACGTAAGTGGCCGCAAGCCTGACCATGAAAATGGCCAGCATTGGATCATTCCAGAGATGGCCGACTCATTAGATGTGTCTGATCTGGCCAAGGAAGCGAGAGCCAAGCTGCAGTCTCTGCCCAACCACCTGTTTGAGGACCTTGCCTGTGATGTATATGATGAG GTTGACAGACGGGAGACAGATAGCATTTGGCTCTCACTGCAAAATCCAAGTGCCCTCGTGAGTGACAGATGCACtgtgcccttccttcctgtcaaccCGGAGTACTCGTCTACAAGGAACCAAGGGCGGCAGAAGCTGGCAAG ATTCAATGCACGAGAGTTTGCCACCTTGATTATTGATGTTCTGTCAGAGGCTAAACGACGTCAGGCAGGCATTCCTTCTCCACTCACAACTCCCAAAGATAAAG TAACCCAAGGTGCGAGGAGGGAAGCCCGGGCACACGacccctccctcgcctctccctctcctccaaccCTTCAGCCCCTTCAGCCTCAAGATTCCTTCTCCATGCCTTCTATGCCTGTCCACTCTGACCCCTCCATGTTGGGTG acTTCGGTGACGTGACGTTGACACAACCTAACTCCCCCAAAATAAacttccacaacaacaacaataacaacaacataagCCTTAATGCCCGGCTAATGATGCcttccaccacctccatgacTGTAaactgcccccctcctcctccccccccaaccaaggacctccctcactctccctacaCCAGACCTGCCCCCAGCTCTATCGCCTCTCAGTCTTCTAGCATCAGTGCCATTACCTCCACCACAGACTCATCCTCtggcaccacctccacctctgctCTTCTCACTGACATTCCTTGCACCAACGCCTCTGCTGCCACAGCCTCTGacacctcctcctctgccccggCCTCACTCTCCTACAAGCCccacgccaacaacaacaacaaaggggaGATGACTGATGATGGGGAGCCCCTCTATGACTCAGTGGCCTCGGAGGATGACTACACCTACGTGGAGCAGGTGGAGAAGCTCAATCAACAAAAGAAGTTtttggaggaggagcagaagcgtCAGCTAAGTGCTGAGCTG CTGAAGTACTCTGAGATGCGTAGTGAGATGGAGTCTGGGGTGAACTTGGAGAAGTAcctggagatgaaggagaagctGGAGAGCAGTGAGGTGCGGATCCAGGAGCTACAGAGCAACAATGCACACATGCGCTCACAGCTGGATGAACTCTGCTCAACA GTGCAAAATTTGCGAGAGGAGAACAAGAGCCTTCGGTCCCTGTACAGCAGTGGCAGCAtgggaggcagcatgggccagtcCACCCACTCCACACCTCCTCCCTTGGCCTACTACCAGCATCCCCACTGCCTGCACAATGGAGATGCTGACCCTCAG GTAAATGTGCGCTCTCGTGGTCCTCCTGTGCAGCGTCCCTTCAGCATGTTTGAGCCCCGCCAAGGACCCCCGAGTGTCACCGCTCCCTGCCACCCACTAGACCAAGCCAGAACCTCAGCCTTTTCTGGA CGAGTATCTGGTGAGTACGACAACACAAGAACACACAGTCCTGGGGTAGAGCCCTCGGAGATGACACCACTCAATTCCTCTTATGGGATACCCACTCAGGAGGAG GTTGTGAAAAAGACGGAAGTGATCACCAAGAAGATCCAGGAGTTGCTCATTTCAGCACAGGAGGGGCGACAGGAGGCCTTCATGCCCTGTGCTGAACAGATCCATGCAGCCGTCCTTGACATGGACTCCATCTTTCCCAAG GGTCGGTGCCCTTCTGGGGTGCAGGGAGCTCTGCGTCAGCTGGTGAACAGTGCCAACCGCCTGCTGGGTGAGTGTCGCAGCCACGTCCTGTCCCACGCCCACTCACTCGACCCCAAATTTGTCACCCAGCAGGTCATCCAGTGTGCTTATGACATAGCCAAGGGAGCCAAGGCACTGGTGTCTCACTTCCAATAA
- the LOC127004618 gene encoding ARF GTPase-activating protein GIT2-like isoform X2, with product MSRVGAGARTKPRGTQDVCGDCGAPDPGWASINRGILICDECCSVHRSLGRHISQVKSLKKGSWNAIQHAMVHTLYNSGANGIWEHTLLDPSVAKTGRRKPHPKDPVHPTKADFIRAKHQMLSFVYRPSRDENNEDDADVSRQLHSSVRTSNLETSLRLLSQGADPNYFHKEKNCCPLHVAARAGQSSQVELLIVYGADPGAVDPQGYTPAHYGSEANHPELAGHLIECQYELTDRLAFYVSGRKPDHENGQHWIIPEMADSLDVSDLAKEARAKLQSLPNHLFEDLACDVYDEVDRRETDSIWLSLQNPSALVSDRCTVPFLPVNPEYSSTRNQGRQKLARFNAREFATLIIDVLSEAKRRQAGIPSPLTTPKDKDFGDVTLTQPNSPKINFHNNNNNNNISLNARLMMPSTTSMTVNCPPPPPPPTKDLPHSPYTRPAPSSIASQSSSISAITSTTDSSSGTTSTSALLTDIPCTNASAATASDTSSSAPASLSYKPHANNNNKGEMTDDGEPLYDSVASEDDYTYVEQVEKLNQQKKFLEEEQKRQLSAELLKYSEMRSEMESGVNLEKYLEMKEKLESSEVRIQELQSNNAHMRSQLDELCSTVQNLREENKSLRSLYSSGSMGGSMGQSTHSTPPPLAYYQHPHCLHNGDADPQVNVRSRGPPVQRPFSMFEPRQGPPSVTAPCHPLDQARTSAFSGRVSGEYDNTRTHSPGVEPSEMTPLNSSYGIPTQEEVVKKTEVITKKIQELLISAQEGRQEAFMPCAEQIHAAVLDMDSIFPKGRCPSGVQGALRQLVNSANRLLGECRSHVLSHAHSLDPKFVTQQVIQCAYDIAKGAKALVSHFQ from the exons ATGTCTCGCGTAGGGGCCGGGGCCAGGACCAAGCCCAGGGGCACCCAGGACGTGTGCGGGGACTGCGGGGCGCCGG ATCCTGGCTGGGCTTCCATCAACCGGGGCATCTTAATCTGTGACGAGTGCTGCAGCGTGCACAGGTCCCTGGGCCGACACATCTCCCAAGTCAAGTCTCTCAAGAAGGGGTCATGGAATGCAATTCAACATGCT ATGGTCCACACCCTATACAACAGTGGTGCCAATGGCATTTGGGAACATACCCTCCTAGACCCCAGTGTTGCCAAGACTGGAAGACGCAAGCCCCACCCAAAGGACCCCGTCCA TCCAACCAAAGCTGACTTCATCCGGGCTAAGCACCAGATGTTGTCATTTGTGTACCGGCCATCAAGAGATGAAAACAACGAGGATGATGCAGATGTCAGCCGGCAGCTACATTCCAGTGTGCGAACCTCAAACCTGGAAACTTCCCTGCGTCTGCTGTCCCAAGGAGCAGACCCTAACTACTTCCATAAG GAGAAGAACTGCTGTCCATTGCATGTTGCTGCAAGGGCCGGTCAATCATCACAGGTGGAGCTGCTCATTGTTTATGGGGCTGACCCAGGGGCTGTTGATCCCCAGGGCTACACTCCAGCCCACTACGGCAG TGAGGCAAACCATCCAGAGTTGGCTGGGCACCTAATTGAGTGTCAGTATGAGTTGACTGACCGACTGGCATTCTACGTAAGTGGCCGCAAGCCTGACCATGAAAATGGCCAGCATTGGATCATTCCAGAGATGGCCGACTCATTAGATGTGTCTGATCTGGCCAAGGAAGCGAGAGCCAAGCTGCAGTCTCTGCCCAACCACCTGTTTGAGGACCTTGCCTGTGATGTATATGATGAG GTTGACAGACGGGAGACAGATAGCATTTGGCTCTCACTGCAAAATCCAAGTGCCCTCGTGAGTGACAGATGCACtgtgcccttccttcctgtcaaccCGGAGTACTCGTCTACAAGGAACCAAGGGCGGCAGAAGCTGGCAAG ATTCAATGCACGAGAGTTTGCCACCTTGATTATTGATGTTCTGTCAGAGGCTAAACGACGTCAGGCAGGCATTCCTTCTCCACTCACAACTCCCAAAGATAAAG acTTCGGTGACGTGACGTTGACACAACCTAACTCCCCCAAAATAAacttccacaacaacaacaataacaacaacataagCCTTAATGCCCGGCTAATGATGCcttccaccacctccatgacTGTAaactgcccccctcctcctccccccccaaccaaggacctccctcactctccctacaCCAGACCTGCCCCCAGCTCTATCGCCTCTCAGTCTTCTAGCATCAGTGCCATTACCTCCACCACAGACTCATCCTCtggcaccacctccacctctgctCTTCTCACTGACATTCCTTGCACCAACGCCTCTGCTGCCACAGCCTCTGacacctcctcctctgccccggCCTCACTCTCCTACAAGCCccacgccaacaacaacaacaaaggggaGATGACTGATGATGGGGAGCCCCTCTATGACTCAGTGGCCTCGGAGGATGACTACACCTACGTGGAGCAGGTGGAGAAGCTCAATCAACAAAAGAAGTTtttggaggaggagcagaagcgtCAGCTAAGTGCTGAGCTG CTGAAGTACTCTGAGATGCGTAGTGAGATGGAGTCTGGGGTGAACTTGGAGAAGTAcctggagatgaaggagaagctGGAGAGCAGTGAGGTGCGGATCCAGGAGCTACAGAGCAACAATGCACACATGCGCTCACAGCTGGATGAACTCTGCTCAACA GTGCAAAATTTGCGAGAGGAGAACAAGAGCCTTCGGTCCCTGTACAGCAGTGGCAGCAtgggaggcagcatgggccagtcCACCCACTCCACACCTCCTCCCTTGGCCTACTACCAGCATCCCCACTGCCTGCACAATGGAGATGCTGACCCTCAG GTAAATGTGCGCTCTCGTGGTCCTCCTGTGCAGCGTCCCTTCAGCATGTTTGAGCCCCGCCAAGGACCCCCGAGTGTCACCGCTCCCTGCCACCCACTAGACCAAGCCAGAACCTCAGCCTTTTCTGGA CGAGTATCTGGTGAGTACGACAACACAAGAACACACAGTCCTGGGGTAGAGCCCTCGGAGATGACACCACTCAATTCCTCTTATGGGATACCCACTCAGGAGGAG GTTGTGAAAAAGACGGAAGTGATCACCAAGAAGATCCAGGAGTTGCTCATTTCAGCACAGGAGGGGCGACAGGAGGCCTTCATGCCCTGTGCTGAACAGATCCATGCAGCCGTCCTTGACATGGACTCCATCTTTCCCAAG GGTCGGTGCCCTTCTGGGGTGCAGGGAGCTCTGCGTCAGCTGGTGAACAGTGCCAACCGCCTGCTGGGTGAGTGTCGCAGCCACGTCCTGTCCCACGCCCACTCACTCGACCCCAAATTTGTCACCCAGCAGGTCATCCAGTGTGCTTATGACATAGCCAAGGGAGCCAAGGCACTGGTGTCTCACTTCCAATAA
- the LOC127004618 gene encoding ARF GTPase-activating protein GIT2-like isoform X4: protein MSRVGAGARTKPRGTQDVCGDCGAPDPGWASINRGILICDECCSVHRSLGRHISQVKSLKKGSWNAIQHAMVHTLYNSGANGIWEHTLLDPSVAKTGRRKPHPKDPVHPTKADFIRAKHQMLSFVYRPSRDENNEDDADVSRQLHSSVRTSNLETSLRLLSQGADPNYFHKEKNCCPLHVAARAGQSSQVELLIVYGADPGAVDPQGYTPAHYGSEANHPELAGHLIECQYELTDRLAFYVSGRKPDHENGQHWIIPEMADSLDVSDLAKEARAKLQSLPNHLFEDLACDVYDEVDRRETDSIWLSLQNPSALVSDRCTVPFLPVNPEYSSTRNQGRQKLARFNAREFATLIIDVLSEAKRRQAGIPSPLTTPKDKDSSSGTTSTSALLTDIPCTNASAATASDTSSSAPASLSYKPHANNNNKGEMTDDGEPLYDSVASEDDYTYVEQVEKLNQQKKFLEEEQKRQLSAELLKYSEMRSEMESGVNLEKYLEMKEKLESSEVRIQELQSNNAHMRSQLDELCSTVQNLREENKSLRSLYSSGSMGGSMGQSTHSTPPPLAYYQHPHCLHNGDADPQVNVRSRGPPVQRPFSMFEPRQGPPSVTAPCHPLDQARTSAFSGRVSGEYDNTRTHSPGVEPSEMTPLNSSYGIPTQEEVVKKTEVITKKIQELLISAQEGRQEAFMPCAEQIHAAVLDMDSIFPKGRCPSGVQGALRQLVNSANRLLGECRSHVLSHAHSLDPKFVTQQVIQCAYDIAKGAKALVSHFQ, encoded by the exons ATGTCTCGCGTAGGGGCCGGGGCCAGGACCAAGCCCAGGGGCACCCAGGACGTGTGCGGGGACTGCGGGGCGCCGG ATCCTGGCTGGGCTTCCATCAACCGGGGCATCTTAATCTGTGACGAGTGCTGCAGCGTGCACAGGTCCCTGGGCCGACACATCTCCCAAGTCAAGTCTCTCAAGAAGGGGTCATGGAATGCAATTCAACATGCT ATGGTCCACACCCTATACAACAGTGGTGCCAATGGCATTTGGGAACATACCCTCCTAGACCCCAGTGTTGCCAAGACTGGAAGACGCAAGCCCCACCCAAAGGACCCCGTCCA TCCAACCAAAGCTGACTTCATCCGGGCTAAGCACCAGATGTTGTCATTTGTGTACCGGCCATCAAGAGATGAAAACAACGAGGATGATGCAGATGTCAGCCGGCAGCTACATTCCAGTGTGCGAACCTCAAACCTGGAAACTTCCCTGCGTCTGCTGTCCCAAGGAGCAGACCCTAACTACTTCCATAAG GAGAAGAACTGCTGTCCATTGCATGTTGCTGCAAGGGCCGGTCAATCATCACAGGTGGAGCTGCTCATTGTTTATGGGGCTGACCCAGGGGCTGTTGATCCCCAGGGCTACACTCCAGCCCACTACGGCAG TGAGGCAAACCATCCAGAGTTGGCTGGGCACCTAATTGAGTGTCAGTATGAGTTGACTGACCGACTGGCATTCTACGTAAGTGGCCGCAAGCCTGACCATGAAAATGGCCAGCATTGGATCATTCCAGAGATGGCCGACTCATTAGATGTGTCTGATCTGGCCAAGGAAGCGAGAGCCAAGCTGCAGTCTCTGCCCAACCACCTGTTTGAGGACCTTGCCTGTGATGTATATGATGAG GTTGACAGACGGGAGACAGATAGCATTTGGCTCTCACTGCAAAATCCAAGTGCCCTCGTGAGTGACAGATGCACtgtgcccttccttcctgtcaaccCGGAGTACTCGTCTACAAGGAACCAAGGGCGGCAGAAGCTGGCAAG ATTCAATGCACGAGAGTTTGCCACCTTGATTATTGATGTTCTGTCAGAGGCTAAACGACGTCAGGCAGGCATTCCTTCTCCACTCACAACTCCCAAAGATAAAG ACTCATCCTCtggcaccacctccacctctgctCTTCTCACTGACATTCCTTGCACCAACGCCTCTGCTGCCACAGCCTCTGacacctcctcctctgccccggCCTCACTCTCCTACAAGCCccacgccaacaacaacaacaaaggggaGATGACTGATGATGGGGAGCCCCTCTATGACTCAGTGGCCTCGGAGGATGACTACACCTACGTGGAGCAGGTGGAGAAGCTCAATCAACAAAAGAAGTTtttggaggaggagcagaagcgtCAGCTAAGTGCTGAGCTG CTGAAGTACTCTGAGATGCGTAGTGAGATGGAGTCTGGGGTGAACTTGGAGAAGTAcctggagatgaaggagaagctGGAGAGCAGTGAGGTGCGGATCCAGGAGCTACAGAGCAACAATGCACACATGCGCTCACAGCTGGATGAACTCTGCTCAACA GTGCAAAATTTGCGAGAGGAGAACAAGAGCCTTCGGTCCCTGTACAGCAGTGGCAGCAtgggaggcagcatgggccagtcCACCCACTCCACACCTCCTCCCTTGGCCTACTACCAGCATCCCCACTGCCTGCACAATGGAGATGCTGACCCTCAG GTAAATGTGCGCTCTCGTGGTCCTCCTGTGCAGCGTCCCTTCAGCATGTTTGAGCCCCGCCAAGGACCCCCGAGTGTCACCGCTCCCTGCCACCCACTAGACCAAGCCAGAACCTCAGCCTTTTCTGGA CGAGTATCTGGTGAGTACGACAACACAAGAACACACAGTCCTGGGGTAGAGCCCTCGGAGATGACACCACTCAATTCCTCTTATGGGATACCCACTCAGGAGGAG GTTGTGAAAAAGACGGAAGTGATCACCAAGAAGATCCAGGAGTTGCTCATTTCAGCACAGGAGGGGCGACAGGAGGCCTTCATGCCCTGTGCTGAACAGATCCATGCAGCCGTCCTTGACATGGACTCCATCTTTCCCAAG GGTCGGTGCCCTTCTGGGGTGCAGGGAGCTCTGCGTCAGCTGGTGAACAGTGCCAACCGCCTGCTGGGTGAGTGTCGCAGCCACGTCCTGTCCCACGCCCACTCACTCGACCCCAAATTTGTCACCCAGCAGGTCATCCAGTGTGCTTATGACATAGCCAAGGGAGCCAAGGCACTGGTGTCTCACTTCCAATAA